The genomic DNA TCAGCAGCGGGAAGACAGCGGAGCACACCGCGCAACTTCTGGAGCAACGCTTCGGCGCTGGGTGGGCTGAACGTTTGGAGGGGGTGAAGGTGATTTCGATCGGCCCCCAGACCAGCCGCAGCTGCCTCCAATGCTTCGGCCGGATGGATGCTGAGGCCAACCCCCACGATCTCGAAGGGTTAGCCGCAGCCTGCGCTCAGGCGATGCAGAAGGGATCCTGAGGCTCATCGTTCAGCGCCAGGCGAATGCAGCCGCGCGCCACATCGATGCTGAGCACCGACCATCCTGTCGGAAGCAGCACCGGAGCATCCTCGCCGCAGCGGCCATCGGAGACCATACAGATCACACCGCTACCGGTGGGGGTGGTCACCATGGCTCGTTTCTGATCTCCCACCAGCAGAACCCCCGTCAGGGTGAGGCCGGTCGTGGGGTCCTGATCATCCGCAGCCTCCATAGCAACCAGAGGGCCAAAGGGATCCTCCCGTCCGCCGGGGGCGGCCTGCTGCACCTCCTCAGCCGAAGGCAGAGGGATGAGACCAATCGGTGGAGCCGCCGACGCTGACGTTTCCGGCAGCGGCGCAGGTTTCACTGGCACCGGTGGCAGCACCGTGGCCGTTGGCGTTTCACCGCCACAGCCACCAACGACCACCAACACGGCAACAGGGGCAAGCCAGCGCTCAGCCGCCTGCTTCCACCAGGTCACGGAAACGGTCAAGGTTCGCCTGGAGCTCCTTGGTCACGATGCCCCCCAGGATGCTGGGTTCCATGAGCGGTGCCAAGACCCCAGGCAGTTCGTAGCTCACACTCAGCTTGACCACAGTGCGGTCATCGGCTTCGGGGTAGAAGCGGACAGCCCCTTTGGTGGGCAGCCCCCCCACCGATTCCCAGTGCAATTGCTGGGCTTCGACCCGCTGCGTGATTCGGGCTTTCCAGCTGAAGCGGAAGCCCTGGGCCGCCAAGGTCCAATCGGTGAGATCGGGATCCTCCAGGGGCTTAACCGATTCAATCCATCGCATCCAACGGGGCATCGCTTCGAGATCACTCCAGACCTCCCAGACCTTGGCGGCCGGTGCATGCACCTCGGAGGTGACCGTGTGTTCGAGCCAGCGTCCCATCAGGCCACCGCCGCGTTGGTCGCCAGCTTTGCAGGCTGATCGAGGATGGCAGCCGCTGCCAGATGACCGCTCATCGTGGCCCCCTCCATCGAATCGATGTAGTCCTGGCGGGTATAGCTGCCGGCCAGGAAGAAATTACGAATCGGCGTGCGCTGCTCCGGGCGGTAGGGCTCCATGCCCGGGGCTTCCCGGTACAACGACTGAGCCAGTTTCACCACGTTGCTCCAGGTGAGCTTGAGGTTGCAGGCCGAGGGGAACAGCTCGCGCACTTGGCGGTCGGTGTGGGCCACGATCTCATCCACCGACTTGGGAATCCAGGGATCACCTGGAGTGAGCACGCATTGGAGCAGGGAGCCTTCTCCCTCCTTGCGGTAATCCTCCGGGCTGGCCAGGGCCAAATCGGCAAAACAGCTGAAATCGGCATCAGCCGTGTACAGCAAGTTGTTGAGCCCCGTGGGTGTTGCCACATCCCGGCGCTGGGCTTCCTGGGCATCGCCCAGCTCAGTCACCCAGCCGTCGTAGCGGAGCTGAACGGTGGCCACGGGCACGGCCTCCAACTGATGAATCGCCTTGAACTGGGGGTAACGGTTCCAGGCCTCGGGCAGCAGTTTCTGAATCCCGGGAACATCACACGCGGCCAGGTAGGCGTCAGCCTCAACACGGATGTCTCCTTCGGGCGTTCCCAGCTGCAGGCCTGTGATCTCAGGGGATTCACCCTCGCTGTAGTCCACCTGCTTCACCCGGTGACGCAGATGCAACTTGCCTCCACGCTGCTGGATGTAGTCGAAGATCGGACCCGTCAGCCAGCGGTGGGGTGATCCCTTCAGCAGATTGAGCTTGGAGGCTTCCGTCTTGGCCGCAAACATCATGAAGATGGTGAGCATGCAGCGGGCGGAGATGGCCTCGCAGTCGATGAAGCCCAGGGCATAGGCAATGGGATTCCACATCCGCCGGATGCTTTCAGGGCTGCCGCCATGGCCCACAAACCAGTCCTGGAAACTGACGGAATCGAGAGCTCGGATGGTGCGCATCGCCCCCTCGTAATCCACCAGACCCCGCACGATCGGACTAGTACCCAAGGCCAGGGCATTGCGCAGCTTGTCGATCCAGCTGAGCTGCGGTGTGGTGAAAAACGCCTTGAGGCCGTTGAAAGGTGCACCGATGGGGAAGCGGAAATCCAGCTCCCGCAGATCACCTCCCTTGTTCACGAACAGGTGCGTGTGCTGCTTCGGCAGAAGGTTCTCGAACGCTCCCACCTTGCGCATCAGGGCAAAGAGGTTGGCGTAGTTGAAAAAGAAGACGTGCAACCCCATCTCGATGTGGTTACCGCCCTCATCCACCCAGCTGCCCACCTTGCCGCCCATGAAGGGGCGGGCTTCGTAGAGATTCACCTCATGGCCTGCATCCACGAGGTCAACTGCAGCGGAGAGGCCGGCGAGGCCGGAACCAACGATCGCGACCCGCACAAGATCTGGTCAACTAAGGCGACTCTATGTATGAGCGTTCATAGAGTGAGAGCACGAGCCTGCGTCGACCATGACTTCCACCCCCGATACCGCGCCGGCCCATACCGCCAAAGACGGCAAGGGCATCCTGATCACTGAACCGGCGATGCAGCAGCTCGCGAAGCTTTGTGGCGAACAGGGTGAGAACCAAGTGCTGCGCGTCGGGGTCCGCTCCGGGGGCTGCAGTGGCATGAGTTACACGATGGATTTCGTGCCCGCCTCAGACACCCTCGACGACGACGAGACCTACGAATACGTGGCCGCTGATGGCCAGAACTTCCGGGTGATCTGTGATCCGAAAAGCCTGCTCTACATCTACGGAATGCAGCTGGACTTCAGCACTGCCCTGATCGGTGGTGGCTTCAATTTCACCAACCCCAACGCCAGCCAGACCTGTGGCTGCGGCAGTTCCTTCGCCGTATGAGCGAAGCCGCGTGGGAATCTGAGGGGAGATCACTGCCCTCTCCCTGTTGATGGAGACTTCCCAGGACAACCTGTTTGAACAGGCCATGGCCCGCTATCAGGCCGGCGCCGCGGCCGAAGAGGTTCTGCCTGATTTCGCCCGCATCGTTGAAGCAGCTCCCCGCCAATCAGCTGGCTGGACCTGCCTGGCCTGGCTGCAGCTGCTTTGCGACCAGGCGGAGGAGGCGCTGCGGTCGGCACGTTTCGCCGTGAAACTCAACGGCCAGGACCCCCAGGCCAGGATCAATCTGAGCCTGGCGTTGCTGGAGACCCAATCCAAGGGCGTGCGCGACCACATCCAGGTGGTGCAGCAGGTGATGGCCCTGGCCCCAGAGGTGTCCAGTGAACTCAAGGCCTCGATCGCCGATGGGCTCGAGCGCAAACCCGGCTGGAAGGCCCTCGAAAAAGTGAAAGCCTGGCTTGAGCTCTGATCACAACGGACGCTCTGCCTGCCTGACAGACCCTGCATGACAGCCACCTGGACCATCAACCGCCTGCCGTCCCAGGTTCGCGTGCGGCCTCCATCGGATCGTTCGGATCCGAACACCTGGATGTGGTGAAGGGCACCCCGGCGATGGCACGCATCCTGCTTCTCAGCAATGGCCACGGCGAAGACCAGTCAGGCGCGCTGCTGGCCCAGGAGCTGCAGCAGAAAGGGCACAGCGTGCAGGCACTACCCCTCGCTGGGCTTGGCAGCCCCTATCGCAAAGCCGGAGTGCGGCTGCTGGGACGCAGCCATGAATTCAGCACCGGCGGCATTGGCTACACCAGTCTTCGCGGTCGCCTCACCGAGATCGTCCAGGGTCAAGTGCTGTATCTGCTCAGACGCCTGATCCGTCTGATCCGCTACCGGCATCACTTTGATCTGATCCTGGTGGTGGGGGATGTGATCCCCGTGATCGCGGCATGGCTCAGCCACCGCCCAGTGGCGACGTACCTGGTCGCCTACTCCAGTCACTACGAAGGGACGCTGCGCCTGCCCTGGCCCTGCGCCACTCTGCTGAAAAGTCGCCGGTTCAAAGCGCTTTACAGCCGCGATCAACGCACCGCCGAGGACCTCAGCAGGCAACTGCAACGGCCGGTGACCTTCCTGGGCAATCCCTTCATGGATTCGGTGCTAACAGCGGCACTCCCCCCGCCCACCAGCACGGCACGCATCGCTCTGTTGCCCGGCAGCCGCCGCCCGGAACTGGAGCAGAACCTGCAACTGCTGCTGCTGCTGATCGAGCTGCTACCCCGCACAGTTCACTGCAACGTGGATTTGGCCTTGGTGCCCAGCCTCGATGACAACAGCTTGCAGCGGCTCAGCGAACGATGCGGTTGGCATTTGGAGAGCGGAGTGCTGAAACGTGAGGGTGCCCGGGCGATCAACGTTTGCCGCGGGAGCTTCAGTGCCGTGCTGCAGCACAGCGACTTGGTGATCGGCATGGCGGGTACCGCCATCGAGCAGGCCGTGGGGCTGGCCAAACCGGTGCTGCAGGTACCGGGCCAGGGGCCTCAATTCACAGCAGCATTCGCTGAAGCCCAACGGCGCCTGCTGGGCCCCACGGTGTTCTGCGCCCCCGGAGAGGGTGGCAGCCGTGAGGCCTTGAAGGCCACAGCGGAGCTGGCCATGGCTCTGCTGGATCGTGCGCGAAGGGATCCTGGCTTGCAACAGCAATGCCAAGTGGAAGCCAAACGACGCCTCGGAGAAGCGGGTGGAGGCCCGAGAATGGCGGCAGCCATTTGCGCACTGCTTCCATGAGTGCCCCGTCAGAACCGGCCTGGAAACGCTGGCTCGACCGTCTGCTGATGGTGAATGTGCTGCTGGTGTTTATCGGAGCAGGAGTCTTCGCCGTTGCCGTGGTCAGACAGGGCCAAGGCGATGACTGGCTGATGGACCAGGTTCAGGTGTTGTGGCAACCCCTGTTCGCCCCAGCCATCAGCCTGCTGATCATGGCCGCCCTGGTGAGCGGCATCTTCAGCTGGTGGCAGCGGCGAGTGCTGAAGCCAGATCGGGGTAGCGGAAGCTGAAGTTCAGAGCATCAAGCCGCTCCGAAGCAACCTGCTGACCCTCCAACACCACCTTGGCGCCGTCCCCCAGCAGCACCTGCAGAACAGGGGCTGGCACCGGCAACAAACTGGGACGGCCCAGGCTGCGCCCCAACTGCTTGCAGAAGGCCGTCATGGACACCGGCTCGGGAGCCACGGCATTGATCACACCACTCCAGCTCTCGTCCTTCAGGGATTGAAGGATCAGAGCGCAGAGGTCACTGCGATGGATCCAACTCATCCACTGCCGGCCACTGCCGATCGGACCGCCAAACCCTGTGCGGAAAATCGGAAGCATTTTTCCGAGTGCGCCGCCGTCGGCGGCCAAAACAATGCCGATGCGCAAGGTCACCTGCCGAACCGCTGAAGGCACCGCCTCAGCCGCCGCTTCCCACCGCTGACACAAGCTCGCAAGGAAGTCGTCGCCCGGGTCGCTCGATTCGAGAAAACGCTTGTCCAGGCTGGATCCGTAGAAGCCAATCGCCGAGGCATTCACCAGCACCTTCGGTGGCGTTGCACAAGCCTTAATCGCCTTCACCAACTGAGAGGTCGTCTCCAGACGACTGGTTTCAAGCAACTGCCGGTGGGTCGGGCTCCAACGTTTTTCGGCAATCGGTTCGCCCGCCAGGTTGACCACCGCATCGGCCTGGTTGAGGGCATCCAACAACCCGGCGTCGGCCCAGGTGCTGCTGCTGGCGGGGTCGAACTGCATCCAGGTCAGTCGCCCATCCGCCCGTTCAGCGTCATAGCCACGGGCCAACCGGCGGCTGACCACCGTGAGCTGATGCCCGGCCTGGAGCAGGAGCGGCAGGAGCTCACGGCCAACAAAACCAGTGCAGCCAAAGAGCAGCAGACGCATGAAAGCGGTGGTGGTGCGGCTGGGAGGCTAAGGGGTTTGTGGGCGAATGGTTTTAGCCTGGTGCCATCACCTTCCCCTGCCATGGCCGAATCCGACGTCGCTGCCCCCGCCAAGGCCAAGCCTGCTGCGCTGCGCAAAGGTGCTTTGGTCAAGGTAAACAAGGCCGCCTACAGCGCCAGCCTTGAGGCCTCTGCCAGCGACCCCACGGCCCCCGACTACATCTTCGAAGGCCCCGGTGAACTGCTGGTGGTGAAAGGGGACTACGGCCAGGTGCGCTGGAACCGTCCCGTCCCCGACGTGTGGCTGCGGATGGATCAGCTGGAACCCTGCTCCTGATCCTGCTCTTGTTTGGAGGCGGGCTCCAGGGCCTCCTCCACGGAAGTGACGGCCGCTCGAACTGTCGTAATGGCGGCGGGGATGCGCCAAACAGCACCGGACAGCACGCCGCTGAGATCACCAAGCGCCGCCAGTACGGGATTCGAAACGCTGGCCCCATCCGCAGCAACGGCGGCCTGCCAGGGGTTCAAACCCGCCAAGCTCACCACACTGCGGTAAGCCGCTGGCCAGGGGTTATCGGGCAACAGCCGTTGCAGAGCCTCGAACTGCTCTGCTGCCTGAGCCGGGCGGTTTTCCAACACCGCCAGCAGAGCAAGGGTCCAACGCGGTTTTACCGCCTCCGGATCCTGGGCCAAGGTCTCCAGGGCCTCAGAACGCACCGGCTCGCGATAGCTGAAATGCCCATCGAGCATGTGCTCCTGCCCCACCACAGCGAATACCGGATCAAGCCCCACCGGCCCTGCCGCCAAGCCAGCGGCGAGATCGGGGAAACTCTCCGCGAAGGAGGGGCCTGAAATTGGATGCGTCGCGCGGCGGCGCCAGAGGGAATAACTTCCGCCCCGGGAACGCTCAAACTGATGCACCAGCTCGAACACACCACTGCTGCGCACTGCTTGATCCAGCCGTCGTGCGGCTTTGCGCACCGATCCCTGATTTCCTTCCGCTAACACCACCCATTCCGTCCGTGCCAGCACAGGCTCACGGTCTTGGAGGCTGCCCCCCAGCTGCCGGCCAACGGTCCGTCCTCCGTGGCGACGACCGTAAAAACTGACGTTGTGCTGGTTGAGGTCGGAGGTGCTGGGCACGACGATCAAGGTGGCAGGAGGAGTGCTGGGGTCTGCACCACCGGCAGCCTTCACCACAGCCTCCACCGGGCCATGGGGCCGATTCTCAAAACGTTGGAGCTGATGGGTCCAGCCCGCCGGAAGACAAGCCATAAGACCGGCACCGAAGAGGGGCCAGACCAAGCCGGGACGCTGGGCCTTCAACCAATGGCCCCACTGCAACCAACCCCGGGCCAGGAGCAACAACATGGAGGGGATGACAGGCGTGATGTAGCGGTCGCCTTTGTTCGGACTCAGCGTGGTGAGCACCCAAGCCGCCAACAAATTGATCAAAAGCCAGCGCCAAGACCATGGATCGTCTGTGGAGTGCTGCTGACGCTGCCAGCACCAAAGCAGCAGCCCCGACAAGCCCACCACCAGCAGCACGCCGCCCAACTGCTCCGGCAACAAGTTGGGATACCACAGCCAACTGGCCAGGCTGAGCACGCCGGGATCCCCTTCCCGAGACGCCGACTCGAACACAGCCCGGTTGGTGCCCCCGAGACTGGTGATCCAGTTGTGACGCAACCAGGGGCCGATCAGTGCCGCTGTGAGCAGGGGCAGCAACATGGCCTGCCGCAACCAGGAACCACCCCGCCGCAACGCGATCCCAGCGGCCCAGAGTCCTGCAGGGACAAGCACCAACAGAGCGCTCTGCTTCACCAGCACCGCAGCAATTGCTGCCAGGGTGCATCCCCAGGCCTGCCCCCAGCGGCCACCGTTTTTGGGATCGCACCAGACCCCGAGACGCCAGATCGCCAAACTGCAAGTGGCGACTAGGGCCATCTCCAGCACGTAGTCCGTGCGCAGATCCAGAAAGGCTGGCGTCAATGCCGCCAACAGGCAGGCGATCAGGGCCACGCCATCCCCCTGCAGGCGCCGTCCCCAGCCCGCCATCACCACCAGGAGCAACCCGTTCCAAAGACTGAGGCTCCAGGCCGCCTGCTCTGGAGCATCTCCAGTGATCGCCATCACACTGCCGTTCACAAGAGAGGCCAATGGCGGAATTTTTGGGGAAAGATCCAGCAGCGCCTGCCAACCCCGCCAAGCGCCACCGGGCAGCAGCCCCAAAGCGCGGCCATGGTCCATGGCGCTGTTGAGGTAGTCGGCCTGATCCCAGGCAGGAACACCGGTTTGCAGGTTCCACCACAGCCGATCCACCAGAGTGGAGAGCACCCAGATCAGGGCCACCAAAGCCCAGAAACGCCAACGCTGTTTCACACGATCTCCAAGCGACGCCGTTCATCTTGGAGCCGCTTGCGTCGCTGCTTGGCCTCCCGCAGCATCTCGCGACCATCGTGGAGATACCCATCCACATAACCCATGGTGTAGCGCTCCAGTTCGGCCAGAGCGTCCTCCACTTCCGAAAGGCAGTGGTACAGGCTCAGACCAAAACCACGGGCCGAGGCCGGCGTTGGCAATGACTGGAACAGTTGCTTGACCTTGTCCATCCGCCGTCCGCTCGACTCGAGATAGCTGCAGAACGCCTCCATCAGCTCCTCGTCGTAGGGATCAGCCGACAGTGCCTTGAGTTGCTTGGGGAAAGGATTGATGACCTCACCGAGCATGCGATCGATGGGGGCGTAAACCCGCCGCAGCCACTCCACCAAGACATCATCCTCAGCCACAGCACGGTCGTGGACGCGGCTGGCCCGGCGCAGCTCCGTCGGCGATGCCGCTCGGCCCGGCCCGGGCCGCGCGCGATCAAAGGCCTTCCGGCGCTCGGCATCGCCGAGAACTTCCCAGGCGGCATTGAGGGCCAGCATCCGCTGGTCGTCGCCACCGGCATCGGGGTGGTGCTGCTTCACCAGCTGGCGGTAAGCCACTTTGATTTCAGCGTTGCTGGCGGTGCTGCTGACACCAAGCACGGCATAGGGGTCGCTCACAGCTGGCCATCCCTCCGGGCGGGGAGCTGGGACGCAGCACTGAACATTGGGGTGGAAAGGTAGCGCTCGCCATAACTAGCCAGCATCACCACCAAGCGTTTGCCCGCCATGGCGGGATCTTGGCCCACCCGCAGGGCTGCGGCCATGGCTGCTCCACTGCTGATGCCGCAGAGCAGACCCTCCTCCCGGGCCAGGCGCCGGCCCACCTGCATCGCTTCCTCATCGCTCACCGTGAGGATCGAATCAATCCGATCCAGTTCCAGCACCGCAGGCACAAAACCAGCCCCAATCCCCTGGATGCGATGGGCCCCAGGAGGCTTCCCAGACAGCACTGCACTGGCTTCGGGCTCCACAGCAATCACCTGAAGCTGCGGCTGGCGCTGTTTCAACAAACGGCCACAACCGGTGATGGTGCCACCGGTGCCCACCCCCGCCACAAAGGCATCGATCTGGCCCTCGGTATCGCGCCAGATCTCCTCCGCCGTGGTGCGTTCATGCACGGCTGGATTGGCAGGGTTGTCGAACTGCTGCAGCAGATAGGCGTTGGGAATCTCATCCACCAATTCCTTGGCCAGCGCGATGGCCCCATTCATGCCCTGGGCACCGTCGGTGAGCTGCAACTCGGCGCCGTAGGCCCGCAACATCGAGCGACGCTCCGTGCTCATGGTGTCCGGCATGGTGAGAATCAGCCGGTAGCCCCGGGCCGCCGCCACCATGGCCAGGGCGATCCCGGTGTTGCCGCTGGTGGGCTCCACCAGCACCGTTCGACCGGGAACGATCGTGCCGGCCTGCTCCGCCTCCAGCACCATGCCACTGGCAATGCGGTCTTTGACCGAGGCGGATGGATTGAAACTCTCCAATTTGGCCAGGATCTCGGCCTGGCAGCCGCAGGTCTGGGGCAGACGGTTTAAGCGCACCAGGGGCGTGCCACCGATCAAGGCCGTGATATCAGGAGCAATGCTCATAGCTGCAGCTTGCCCGCAGATGGGCCATAAAAAAAGCCCTCCTATGCGGAGGGCTTGTTCTGTTTGTGTGTGAAGAAGGGTGTTCTTGAGGCCCAACCGAAGTTGG from Synechococcus sp. MU1643 includes the following:
- a CDS encoding SRPBCC family protein; amino-acid sequence: MGRWLEHTVTSEVHAPAAKVWEVWSDLEAMPRWMRWIESVKPLEDPDLTDWTLAAQGFRFSWKARITQRVEAQQLHWESVGGLPTKGAVRFYPEADDRTVVKLSVSYELPGVLAPLMEPSILGGIVTKELQANLDRFRDLVEAGG
- the zds gene encoding 9,9'-di-cis-zeta-carotene desaturase codes for the protein MRVAIVGSGLAGLSAAVDLVDAGHEVNLYEARPFMGGKVGSWVDEGGNHIEMGLHVFFFNYANLFALMRKVGAFENLLPKQHTHLFVNKGGDLRELDFRFPIGAPFNGLKAFFTTPQLSWIDKLRNALALGTSPIVRGLVDYEGAMRTIRALDSVSFQDWFVGHGGSPESIRRMWNPIAYALGFIDCEAISARCMLTIFMMFAAKTEASKLNLLKGSPHRWLTGPIFDYIQQRGGKLHLRHRVKQVDYSEGESPEITGLQLGTPEGDIRVEADAYLAACDVPGIQKLLPEAWNRYPQFKAIHQLEAVPVATVQLRYDGWVTELGDAQEAQRRDVATPTGLNNLLYTADADFSCFADLALASPEDYRKEGEGSLLQCVLTPGDPWIPKSVDEIVAHTDRQVRELFPSACNLKLTWSNVVKLAQSLYREAPGMEPYRPEQRTPIRNFFLAGSYTRQDYIDSMEGATMSGHLAAAAILDQPAKLATNAAVA
- a CDS encoding iron-sulfur cluster assembly accessory protein, producing MTSTPDTAPAHTAKDGKGILITEPAMQQLAKLCGEQGENQVLRVGVRSGGCSGMSYTMDFVPASDTLDDDETYEYVAADGQNFRVICDPKSLLYIYGMQLDFSTALIGGGFNFTNPNASQTCGCGSSFAV
- a CDS encoding lipid-A-disaccharide synthase-related protein gives rise to the protein MARILLLSNGHGEDQSGALLAQELQQKGHSVQALPLAGLGSPYRKAGVRLLGRSHEFSTGGIGYTSLRGRLTEIVQGQVLYLLRRLIRLIRYRHHFDLILVVGDVIPVIAAWLSHRPVATYLVAYSSHYEGTLRLPWPCATLLKSRRFKALYSRDQRTAEDLSRQLQRPVTFLGNPFMDSVLTAALPPPTSTARIALLPGSRRPELEQNLQLLLLLIELLPRTVHCNVDLALVPSLDDNSLQRLSERCGWHLESGVLKREGARAINVCRGSFSAVLQHSDLVIGMAGTAIEQAVGLAKPVLQVPGQGPQFTAAFAEAQRRLLGPTVFCAPGEGGSREALKATAELAMALLDRARRDPGLQQQCQVEAKRRLGEAGGGPRMAAAICALLP
- a CDS encoding TIGR01777 family oxidoreductase; its protein translation is MRLLLFGCTGFVGRELLPLLLQAGHQLTVVSRRLARGYDAERADGRLTWMQFDPASSSTWADAGLLDALNQADAVVNLAGEPIAEKRWSPTHRQLLETSRLETTSQLVKAIKACATPPKVLVNASAIGFYGSSLDKRFLESSDPGDDFLASLCQRWEAAAEAVPSAVRQVTLRIGIVLAADGGALGKMLPIFRTGFGGPIGSGRQWMSWIHRSDLCALILQSLKDESWSGVINAVAPEPVSMTAFCKQLGRSLGRPSLLPVPAPVLQVLLGDGAKVVLEGQQVASERLDALNFSFRYPDLASALAAATS
- a CDS encoding NAD(P)H-quinone oxidoreductase subunit O, whose translation is MAESDVAAPAKAKPAALRKGALVKVNKAAYSASLEASASDPTAPDYIFEGPGELLVVKGDYGQVRWNRPVPDVWLRMDQLEPCS
- a CDS encoding glycosyltransferase family 39 protein, which produces MKQRWRFWALVALIWVLSTLVDRLWWNLQTGVPAWDQADYLNSAMDHGRALGLLPGGAWRGWQALLDLSPKIPPLASLVNGSVMAITGDAPEQAAWSLSLWNGLLLVVMAGWGRRLQGDGVALIACLLAALTPAFLDLRTDYVLEMALVATCSLAIWRLGVWCDPKNGGRWGQAWGCTLAAIAAVLVKQSALLVLVPAGLWAAGIALRRGGSWLRQAMLLPLLTAALIGPWLRHNWITSLGGTNRAVFESASREGDPGVLSLASWLWYPNLLPEQLGGVLLVVGLSGLLLWCWQRQQHSTDDPWSWRWLLINLLAAWVLTTLSPNKGDRYITPVIPSMLLLLARGWLQWGHWLKAQRPGLVWPLFGAGLMACLPAGWTHQLQRFENRPHGPVEAVVKAAGGADPSTPPATLIVVPSTSDLNQHNVSFYGRRHGGRTVGRQLGGSLQDREPVLARTEWVVLAEGNQGSVRKAARRLDQAVRSSGVFELVHQFERSRGGSYSLWRRRATHPISGPSFAESFPDLAAGLAAGPVGLDPVFAVVGQEHMLDGHFSYREPVRSEALETLAQDPEAVKPRWTLALLAVLENRPAQAAEQFEALQRLLPDNPWPAAYRSVVSLAGLNPWQAAVAADGASVSNPVLAALGDLSGVLSGAVWRIPAAITTVRAAVTSVEEALEPASKQEQDQEQGSS
- a CDS encoding J domain-containing protein, translated to MSDPYAVLGVSSTASNAEIKVAYRQLVKQHHPDAGGDDQRMLALNAAWEVLGDAERRKAFDRARPGPGRAASPTELRRASRVHDRAVAEDDVLVEWLRRVYAPIDRMLGEVINPFPKQLKALSADPYDEELMEAFCSYLESSGRRMDKVKQLFQSLPTPASARGFGLSLYHCLSEVEDALAELERYTMGYVDGYLHDGREMLREAKQRRKRLQDERRRLEIV
- the cysK gene encoding cysteine synthase A, producing MSIAPDITALIGGTPLVRLNRLPQTCGCQAEILAKLESFNPSASVKDRIASGMVLEAEQAGTIVPGRTVLVEPTSGNTGIALAMVAAARGYRLILTMPDTMSTERRSMLRAYGAELQLTDGAQGMNGAIALAKELVDEIPNAYLLQQFDNPANPAVHERTTAEEIWRDTEGQIDAFVAGVGTGGTITGCGRLLKQRQPQLQVIAVEPEASAVLSGKPPGAHRIQGIGAGFVPAVLELDRIDSILTVSDEEAMQVGRRLAREEGLLCGISSGAAMAAALRVGQDPAMAGKRLVVMLASYGERYLSTPMFSAASQLPARRDGQL